One stretch of Cryptococcus neoformans var. neoformans B-3501A chromosome 5, whole genome shotgun sequence DNA includes these proteins:
- a CDS encoding ribosome biogenesis protein Nhp2 (Match to EST gb|CF187724.1|CF187724; HMMPfam hit to Ribosomal_L7Ae, Ribosomal protein L7Ae/L30e/S12e/Gadd45 family, score: 89.6, E(): 7.6e-24): protein MAPESTPKKEKKDKKRKSEVADTSIAPEPVAPEEGTASAEAVAMEVDGDRALKKQKKEKKEKRKSLAAEGAEEVEDKKAEFAVPADAISPIASPLAGKKLSKKLHKTVKKASKARQLKRGVKEVVKALRKGEKGLLLLASNITPIDVISHLPLLAEEAAGVEYCWVLSKEELGVYAGTKRATSCVLISTTPNKKATVSEEDRADVKATLEECMEEVKKLETVIKY, encoded by the exons ATGGCTCCCGAATCAACccccaagaaggagaagaaggacaagaagaggaagtctGAGGTTGCCGACACCTCCATCGCTCCCGAGCCTGTTGCCCCCGAGGAGGGTACCGCTAGTGCCGAAGCTGTTGCTATGGAGGTCGATGGTGACCGAGCTTTaaaaaagcaaaagaaggagaagaaggagaagaggaagagtctTGCCGCCGAGGGTGctgaggaggttgaggacaagaag GCTGAATTTGCTGTTCCTGCCGACGCTATTTCCCCCATAGCTTCCCCTCTTGCCGGCAAGAAACTCTCCAAGAAGCTGCACAAGACGGTCAAGAAGGCCTCCAAGGCTCGTCAGCTCAAGCGTGGTGTGAAGGAAGTTGTCAAGGCGCTCAGGAAGGGTGAGAAGGGGTTGCTGTTGCTCGCGAGCAATATTACGCCCATCGATGTCATCTCTCACTTGCCTCTACTGGCGGAGGAGGCTGCTGGTGTTGAATACTGCTGGGTATTGAGCAA GGAGGAGCTGGGTGTCTACGCCGGTACTAAGCGGGCAACATCATGTGTTCTCATCAG CACGACCCCCAACAAGAAGGCTACTGTCAGCGAGGAGGATCGTGCGGATGTCAAAGCAACTTTGGAAGAGTGCATGGAGGAGGTTAAAAAGCTCGAGACTGTCATCAAGTACTAG
- a CDS encoding hypothetical protein (Match to ESTs gb|CF188943.1|CF188943, gb|CF187921.1|CF187921, gb|CF187920.1|CF187920; HMMPfam hit to Aldedh, Aldehyde dehydrogenase family, score: 287.4, E(): 2.3e-83): protein MSNVNIQTTISPYLQKPVCTRPLLAQPELDSVIAQSVKAHKSWKKVPLEKRIQIAQKWLEEFEKIADVACEDISTQMGRPISQCTGETNGTLWRARHIIDIAAECLKPVPQPKPPVEGVEKYFVKQPLGVVCVISPWNYPHLCLVNAVVAALISGNAVIIKPAPQTPSPAERWVSTWQAAGLPANVLQVVHLSQESTLKHLVADPRIDFVSFTGSVAAGRAVQQAAGSGKGFKGTCLELGGNDPAYVRQDVNIKFAAEQLVDGVVYNSGQSCAAVERIYVHSAIYDEFVKEFVEVAKQLKLGDPSKPDTTLGPVVSVASGSRIRKQIKDAIAAGAQVALDESFFPEAKEGTALVGPTVLTNVDHSMEIMTEETFGPVVGIMKVENDEEALALMNDSVYGLTASVWTNPSDPQSLAVFNQFAEELECGTVYLNKSDALDPSLPWSGWKNSGRGVSLSSFIYDVVNHTKSVMKRVAVPQ, encoded by the exons ATGTCAAACGTCAACATACAGACAACCATCTCCCCCTACCTTCAGAAGCCAGTTTGTACCAGGCCTCTCCTCGCGCAGCCAGAGCTCGATTCCGTCATCGCCCAGAGTGTGAAGGCGCACAAGAGTTGGAAAAAGGTTCCCCTCGAAAAGCGTATCCAGATCGCCCAGAAATGGCTT GAGGAATTCGAAAAGATCGCCGATGTCGCTTGCGAGGACATTTCCACGCAGATGGGGAG ACCTATCTCCCAATGTACTGGAGAGACTAATGGTACTCTCTGGAGGGCTCGTCACATCATTGACATTGCTGCTGAATGTCTCAAGCCTGTCCCTCAACCGAAGCCTCCTGTCGAAGGTGTGGAAAAGTATTTTGTTAAGCAACCTCTCGGTGTCGTCTG TGTGATTTCGCCTTGGAATTACCCCCACCTCTGCCTCGTCAACGCTGTCGTGGCTGCCCTCATTTCTGGCAACGCGGTTATCATTAAACCCGCTCCTCAAACCCCTTCCCCAGCTGAGCGATGGGTGTCCACTTGGCAAGCAGCCGGTCTTCCTGCCAACGTTTTACAGGTTGTTCACCTCTCTCAGGAGAGCACCCTTAAACATCTTGTCGCTGATCCCAGAATTGATTTTGTGTCATTTACTGGTAGCGTTGCCGCTGGACGTGCCGTGCAACAAGCCGCGGGCAGTGGCAAGGGCTTCAAGGGCACCTGTTTGGAGCTCGGTGGTAATGATCCTGCTTATGTTAGGCAGGATGTGAACATCAAGTTTGCGGCTGAACAGCTCGTTGATGGTGTGGTGTACAACTCTGGCCAGTCAT GCGCTGCTGTGGAGCGTATCTATGTGCACTCTGCCATCTATGACGAATTCGTTAAGGAATTTGTAGAGGTCGCCAAGCAGCTCAAGCTTGGCGACCCCTCCAAGCCAGACACTACTCTTGGTCCTGTCGTCAGTGTGGCAAGTGGTTCCAGGATTAGGAAGCAGATTAAGGACGCCA TCGCAGCAGGAGCTCAGGTTGCGCTTGACGAGTCTTTCTTCCCTGAGGCCAAAGAGGGAACTGCCTTGGTTGGCCCTACTGTTCTTACCAATGTAGATCACT CTATGGAGATTATGACCGAAGAGACTTTTGGCCCCGTCGTCGGTATTATGAAGGTTGAaaatgacgaggaggcTTTGGCGTTGATGAATGACTCCGTCTATGGCTTG ACCGCTTCTGTGTGGACCAACCCCAGTGACCCGCAATCTCTTGCTGTCTTCAACCAGTTCGCAGAAGAGTTAGAGTGCGGCACTGTCTACCTCAACAAGTCTGACGCGCTTGACCCCTCATTGCCCTGGAGCGGCTGGAAGAACTCTGGTCGTGGcgtttctctctcttccttcatctaCGATGTTGTGAACCACACCAAGAGTGTGATGAAGCGGGTGGCTGTTCCCCAATAA
- a CDS encoding hypothetical protein (Match to ESTs gb|CF188334.1|CF188334, gb|CF188333.1|CF188333), with amino-acid sequence MAHHHFVGINPAGLSFSHPTPPADHPAPPSSGSIHTPANFASIQEPITDPSAVAARRRGRPSTRGEAGVTPPPEIGWWEDRAPSWHKDAMQGGKSSMELLMEWSEEMKNQGHYYWMGVRDGGNLHQGASRFRDYLYAQHGPIRRSSKAIRNKVENIKQKFFEAQEWLKDPNGDHTTMTIPDVEKKLNKICRNYRFWETIFVELPPVDHEAGQNAEGSSSNQTLQSASQTAVRQGNGPLIRGIPVPEMGQAAADDAQRNVRRRLNDGSSATIPSDSSLVGRVLPASYLERTREERDREKHELAKKQQALNREQYELEQKKDERDQKRFEWEQTKHLVETALKIRELDIIPLEAAMIKARALYGQAREEDQAEATL; translated from the exons ATGGCCCACCACCACTTCGTAGGCATAAACCCGGCAggcctctccttctcccatcccACCCCGCCAGCAGACCACCCCGCGCCCCCCTCCTCGGGCAGCATCCACACCCCAGCAAACTTCGCCAGCATTCAAGAACCCATCACAGACCCCTCCGCTGTCGCCGCCCGCCGACGCGGTCGTCCTTCCACAAGGGGCGAAGCTGGCGTCACTCCGCCCCCAGAGATCGGATGGTGGGAGGACCGTGCGCCCAGCTGGCACAAGGATGCCATGCAGGGCGGCAAGTCTTCTATGGAGCTCCTGATGGAATGGTcagaggagatgaagaatcaAGGCCACTACTACTGGATGGGCGTCAGGGATGGCGGCAATCTGCATCAAGGTGCTTCGCGTTTTAGGGACTACTTATATGCCCAGCATGGTCCTATTAGGCGGTCAAGTAAGGCTATCAGAAATAAA GTGGAGAATATTAAGCAAAAGTTCTTTGAAGCCCAGGAATGGCTCAAGGATCCCAATGGGGACCATACCACCATGACCATTCCGGACGTCGAAA AAAAACTCAACAAGATCTGTCGCAACTACCGCTTCTGGGAAACCATCTTCGTAGAGCTTCCTCCAGTTGACCACGAAGCTGGCCAGAATGCCGAAGGGTCTTCATCCAACCAGACTCTTCAGTCTGCTTCTCAAACTGCCGTTCGACAGGGTAATGGGCCCCTCATCCGCGGTATTCCTGTTCCGGAAATGGGACAGGCAGCGGCCGATGATGCGCAGCGAA ATGTCCGCCGACGCCTTAATGATGGCAGCTCTGCCACTATTCCTTCCGACTCATCTTTGGTTGGTCGCGTGCTCCCTGCTAGCTACCTCGAACGCACCCGTGAAGAACGCGATCGCGAAAAGCATGAATTAGCGAAAAAGCAGCAAGCCCTCAACAGGGAACAATATGAACTCgagcagaagaaagatgagagagatCAGAAGAGATTCGAGTGGGAGCAGACTAAGCATTTGGTGGAGACGGCTTTAAAAATCCGAGAATTGGATATCATTCCGTTGGAAGCGGCGATGATCAAAGCTAGAGCTCTTTATGGCCAGGCgcgagaggaagatcaaGCTGAAGCTACTCTTTAA
- a CDS encoding hypothetical protein (Match to EST gb|CF187726.1|CF187726; HMMPfam hit to Syja_N, SacI homology domain, score: 386.1, E(): 4.2e-113): MVSKGESRQTKEDATANALNSLSKFTLFRTKTRLYVIASTDNIHRVLKIDRTDPNTLNVVEDTTSYDEIELQQLLRMVKDGNKSQGGLDKVMDFYGLVGFIRFTTCWYMILMTKRSEVGLLGGHYIYHCDDTTLYPIGSKVEKSTLETKMVNTFNLVDLSKNFYFSYSYDLTNTLQTNLTVSANNRRWNTRFMWNHHLLSPAFNLEEPRGRSRWIIPLIHGFVDQAKIHVFSRTVYLTLIARRSRHYAGARFLTRGANEHGHVANEVETEQIVSEPLSTSFGQHDSSRPEQPLSDFSAGYGGYTSFVQYRGSIPVMWHQESNQMTPRPPIEITIKDPFYTPAAKHFDDLLGRYGAPIYILNLIKSRESVPRESKLLFEYGQCVKYLNQFLPEGKKMDYIAWDMSQAAKSGQQDVIGVLEDICEESLQATNFFHGGPARNAVGAGPHRDHPLLQHGILRVNCVDCLDRTNAAQFAIAKRAFGHQLYALGFLATPYLEFSCDAVDVLTEMYHDHGDTLAWQYTGSALVNRVDTYRRTKATQWSSHSRDILENIRRFYNNSMLDGDKQSAINLFLGVQPSVPTYDLTRPNYRQWYHPAHLEDPKADDLAPINQVYAEYYKPDKMSEFSNMYAFNMNSTSRFHAKSRYDNVSSPFEPREQSSHNSVPNARRIARRWATVAETSGSPHQPSSSPDRPVRLKTIQFESPPSAIELFIRSLYDPQDLPERILNYEFYTHYTESEGIDMVCEEQDLEMYRMVARMQEGGDEKELLHGTEMNMKLRMSDPPGDSGELAVESHQRLSKDMSTKDKQIIERYINMLSVPLSTGGEYSL, encoded by the exons ATGGTCAGCAAAGGAGAGAGTCGGCAAACAAAAGAAGATGCCACAGCAAATGCACTCAACTCGCTTTCTAAATTTACTCTGTTTCGGACCAAAAC ACGTCTTTACGTGATTGCCTCAACCGATAATATCCATCGTGTCCTAAAGATTGATCGCACAGATCCCAACACTCTCAATGTAGTTGAAGATACGACTTCCTATGATGAAATAGAGTTACAGCAACTTTTGAGGATGGTCAAGGATGGGAACAAAAGCCAAGGTGGTTTGGATAAGGTTATGGATTTTTA TGGACTCGTGGGATTTATTCGATTCACTACCTGTTGGTATATGATCCTCATGACAAAGAGGTCTGAGGTTGGACTGTTAGGTGGCCATTATA TCTACCATTGTGACGATACTACG CTCTATCCTATTGGTTCTAAGGTTGAAAAATCCACACTGGAAACTAA GATGGTTAATACGTTTAACCTCGTTGACCTTTCCAAGAATTTTTATTTCTC GTACTCCTATGATTTGACCAACACCCTTCAAACGAATCTGACAGTATCTGCGAATAATCGCCGTTGGAACACACGGTTTATGTGGAACCATCATCTCTTATCACCTGCGTTCAACCTCGAGGAACCACGGGGTAGAAGTAGATGGATAATACCTCTCATACATGGGTTTGTGGACCAAGCGA AAATTCATGTATTCTCGCGTACTGTTTACCTCACGCTTATTGCAAGGAGATCCCGACATTATGCTGGAGCTCGATTCCTTACCAGAGGAGCCAACGAGCAT GGCCATGTCGCAAACGAGGTCGAGACCGAACAAAT CGTTTCTGAGCCACTTTCAACCTCGTTTGGGCAGCACGACAGCTCTAGACCCGAGCAACCCCTCTCAGACTTCAGTGCCGGTTATGGGGGCTATACCAGTTTTGTGCAGTACAGGGGAAGTATTCCAGTGATGTGGCACCAGGAATCAAATCAAATGACCCCGAGGCCTCCCATAGAAA TTACAATCAAGGATCCCTTTTACACCCCTGCTGCCAAGCACTTTGACGATTTATTGGGCCGGTACGGTGCCCCAATATACATTTTAAACCTTATAAAATCCCGGGAATCTGTTCCCCGTGAAAGCAAATTGCTTTTTGAGTACGGGCAATGTGTCAAATATCTGAATCAATTCCTGccagaaggaaagaagatggactATATCGCTTGGGATATGTCACAGGCTGCTAAAAG TGGACAACAAGATGTCATAGGGGTCCTCGAAGACATCTGCGAGGAGAGTCTTCAGGCCACCAACTTCTTTCATGGTGGGCCAGCTCGAAATGCCGTCGG GGCTGGGCCGCATCGAGATCATCCACTTCTACAACATGGAATTCTAAGGGTAAACTGCGTTGACTGTCTAGACAGAACAAATGCTGCCCAATTTGCCATCGCTAAACGAGCTTTTGGTCATCAATTGTATGCTCTAGGGTTCCTTGCAACCCCCTATCTTGAGTTCTCGTGCGACGCAGTCGATGTCCTAACGGAGATGTATCATGATCACGGAGACA CTCTGGCTTGGCAGTACACCGGCAGTGCATTGGTCAACCGAGTAGACACGTACAGGAGGACGAAGGCCACTCAATGGAGTAGTCACTCACGAGATATACTTGAAAACATCAGGCGTTTCTATAATAATTCTATGCTGG ACGGTGACAAGCAATCTGCCATAAACCTATTC CTCGGCGTTCAACCCTCGGTACCCACTTACGACCTCACGCGTCCAAATTACCGACAATGGTACCATCCCGCTCACTTAGAAGATCCAAAAGCGGATGATTTGGCTCCCATCAACCAAGTGTATGCTGAATATTACAAGCCTGATAAAATGTCGGAATTCAGCAACATGTACGCTTT CAATATGAATTCTACCTCAAGATTCCATGC GAAATCGAGGTATGACAATGTGTCCAGCCCATTCGAGCCTCGTGAACAATCCAGTCATAATTCTGTCCCGAA CGCTCGTCGCATCGCCCGTAGGTGGGCCACCGTGGCCGAGACATCTGGATCACCACATCAACCTTCGTCGTCCCCAGACCGACCTGTAAGGCTCAAAACGATTCAGTTCGAATCCCCTCCATCTGCCATCGAACTATTCATCAGATCCCTGTATGACCCTCAAGATCTGCCTGAGCGGATATTGAATTATGAGTTTTACACCCATTATACCGAGTCAGAAGGCATCGATATGGTCTGCGAGGAACAGGATCTGGAGATGTACCGCATGGTAGCCAGGATGCaagagggaggagacgAAAAGGAGCTTTTACATGGCACCGAAATGAATATGAAGTTGAGAATGAGCGATCCCCCGGGAGATAGCGGAGAATTGGCTGTGGAAAGCCATCAGCGACTGTCGAAGGACATGTCCACAAAAGACAAGCAAATTATAGAGAGGTACATCAACATGCTTAGTGTACCGCTTTCTACCGGGGGGGAATATAGCTTGTAA
- a CDS encoding hypothetical protein (HMMPfam hit to Sec1, Sec1 family, score: 212.2, E(): 9.4e-61), which translates to MTTPAPSGPSRLPPHLADHLPPPSTSGDSESSAQQPAAGNGLETGLLKELARTSLIESLNNVQGAKTLILDPVLAGPLGLVTEVALLKHQAVDKMFWLERGPLNVNTRNVVWLCRPKMEFMNIIAEQIRSQQQNPSAAGPLTYTILLVPRVTELCKKVLEDQGVAGDVTLSEFNLGFIPMEDDLLSLEMEDVARDIYLNGDDTPIHSSSLALMTFQRAFGVFPRILGKGDGAKKLTDLLQRHRSSDPSQYSEIDSAEKVDGLIIIDRSVDWVTPMCTQLTYEGMLDEFMGIKNSHIEVDPSLLDPNPTGTNSPPSTALPSATVTKKRKHHLTSQKDALFQDIRDRNFAVVGSRLSKLAKRLQDDRGVVKNLRSVTQMKEFVGKIGGMKGDQQALKLHTELTETLMRITQTEEFNKNLEAQQNLVAGYDTSTQLSNIEDLMYQQIPWQTVLRSVILMSLTTGGIKPKNLEVFKRDFLQVYGYHHLPLLINLQSLNLLVRSPSLTSQNFPALRKSLRLLVDDINDAVPNDISYVYSGYAPLSIRLVQCVTQKNVILSGPTEEGPGRQVLPKAHRISGWKGFEDVLAGIPGSTVDVKQKVERVRSDMAGHNGEQFTTTVVFFLGGCTYTEISALRWMSNQTTGRRFLVATTGIINGNSLIEGFGDKMPVPLRAQD; encoded by the exons ATGACAACACCAGCCCCAAGTGGTCCTTCGCGACTACCCCCACACCTCGCTGATCATTTACCTCCGCCTTCAACTTCGGGCGACTCCGAGTCCTCAGCTCAACAACCAGCTGCTGGAAATGGTTTGGAGACTGGCCTTTTGAAAGAGCTGGCCAGAACATCCTTGATTGAGAGCCTCAATAAT GTCCAAGGAGCCAAAACATTGATCCTCGATCCGGTCCTGGCAGGCCCTCTCGGCCTCGTAACAGAGGTGGCTCTTCTCAAG CATCAAGCTGTAGACAAGATGTTTTGGTTGGAAAGGGGACCCCTAAACGTCAACACCCGGAACGTCGTCTGGTTGTGTCGCCCAAAAATGGAGTTCATGAACATCATTGCTG AGCAAATACGGTCTCAACAGCAGAATCCCTCAGCTGCAGGACCTCTAACTTACACCATTTTACTGGTGCCAAGAGTAACTGAACTGTGTAAAAAGGTATTAGAAGACCAAGGAGTGGCTGGAGATGTTACCTTGTCAGAA TTCAATCTTGGTTTCATTCCTATGGAGGACGACCTCCTGTCGTTGGAAATGGAGGATGTAGCTCGTGATATATACCTA AATGGGGACGATACTCCCATACACTCCTCGTCTTTAGCCCTAATGACATTTCAGCGCGCCTTTGGTGTTTTCCCGCGGATTTTGGGCAAAGGCGATGGCGCAAAG AAGCTCACAGATCTTCTGCAGAGGCATCGTAGCTCTGACCCTTCACAATATAGCGAGATTGACTCCGCTGAGAAGGTAGACGGCCTGATCATCATTGATCGTTCGGTAGACTGGGTGACACCGATGTGCACCCAATTAACATACGAGGGTATGCTGGACGAATTTATGGGTATAAAAAATT CCCACATCGAGGTGGACCCCTCCCTTCTTGACCCCAATCCTACCGGTACCAATTCGCCCCCCTCTACTGCTCTGCCGTCTGCCACCGTAACAAAAAAACGAAAACATCATCTTACATCTCAAAAGGATGCTCTGTTCCAGGATATTAGAGATCGAAACTTCGCTGTTGTCGGATCAAGGCTCAGCAAATTGGCTAAACGTTTACAGGATGATCGTGGGGTCGTCAAAAATCTCAGGAGTGTAACTCAGATGAAAGAATTCGTGGGAAAGATTGGCGGCATGAAGGGTGATCAACAGGCCTTGAAATTGC ATACCGAATTGACTGAGACTTTGATGCGAATCACTCAGACGGAAGAGTTCAATAAGAACCTTGAAGCCCAACAGAACCTTGTGGCAGGCTACGACACCTCGACTCAACTGAGCAACATCGAAGACTTGATGTATCAGCAGATCCCCTGGCAAACAGTTCTCCGCTCGGTTATTCTCATGAGCCTGACAACAGGTGGCATCAAACCAAAGAATTTGGAGGTGTTCAAACGAGACTTTCTCCAAGTATACGGATAtcaccatctccctcttttgATCAATTTGCAAtctctcaacctccttgTTCGTTCGCCTTCATTGACGTCGCAAAATTTCCCGGCACTTCGGAAATCACTTCGATTGCTTGTCGACGACATTAACGATGCGGTCCCAAACGACATATCGTATGTTTACTCTGGATATGCCCCATTGTCTATCCGACTGGTGCAATGCGTAACTCAAAAGAATGTCATCCTCTCGGGCCCTACGGAGGAAGGACCGGGAAGACAGGTGCTGCCAAAAGCGCACCGTATATCCGGCTGGAAGGGTTTCGAGGACGTGCTGGCAGGTATACCCGGTTCTACAGTGGATGTAAAGCAAAAAGTCGAACGAGTTCGATCGGATATGGCAG GGCATAATGGCGAGCAGTTCACGACAACAGTTGTATTCTTTTTGGGTGGCTGCACTTACACCGAAATATCGGCTTTGCGATGGATGTCAAACCAGACCACAGGTCGCCGATTCCTTGTTGCTACTACAGGCATTATTAATGGCAATTCT CTCATTGAAGGCTTTGGAGACAAGATGCCTGTCCCATTAAGAGCACAGGACTAG
- a CDS encoding hypothetical protein (Match to ESTs gb|CF192345.1|CF192345, gb|CF188702.1|CF188702), giving the protein MVAITVSASGKPTINLDFANKHPRDVTVKELKTAIQAKFPKLVANRQRVTVPNIVGKPTPLTDESKTLADYGVGEGAKLKLKDLGKQVGYRVLYLWEYVGPIFLNPLFLYYSHLIWGQYDPSPLQLTVRNLLVIHFIKRFLESAFVHSFSRATVPLSFVFRNCLYYWGICGFLIGLTLYRPAYSKQALDGTLLGDSRWINFWTVFELVAELLNLNAHLHLRSLRQPPGHPRKFPTGLGFGIAVCANYWFEILGVVALVAMTGGDIGTVIYLCIGTFFMKTWADGKYARYKREFDNKIFPGKRYRLFPPIY; this is encoded by the exons ATGGTAGCGATCACCGTGTCTGCCTCAGGTAAGCCGACCATCAACCTCGACTTCGCCAACAAGCACCCGCGCGACGTGACTGTCAAGGAGCTCAAGACTGCTATCCAGGCCAAGTTCCCCAAG CTTGTTGCCAACAGACAAAGAGTCACCGTGCCAAACATTGTCGGAAAACCTACTCCTCTGACGGATGAAAGCAAGACTCTTGCCGATTATGGCGTGGGTGAAGGTGCAAAGTTGAAACTCAAGGATCTCGGCAAGCAGGTCGGGTACAGGGTGCTGTACCTTTGGGAATAT GTTGGACCCATCTTCTTGAATCCTCTGTTCTTGTACTACTCCCACCTCATTTGGGGCCAGTACGATCCTTCACCCCTTCAACT CACGGTTCGTAATCTCTTGGTGATCCATTTCATCAAGCGTTTCCTCGAATCGGCCTTTGTTCACAGCTTCTCTCGCGCGACAGTGCCCCTCTCTTTTGTTTTTAGGAA CTGTCTTTACTACTGGGGTATCTGCGGTTTCCTCATTGGTCTCACTCTTTACCGACCTGCATACTCCAAGCAAGCTTTGGACGGCACTCTTCTGGGTGACTCTCGCTGGATCAACTTCTGGACCGTCTTCGAGCTT GTCGCCGaactcctcaacctcaatgCTCACCTGCACCTCCGATCCCTTCGACAGCCCCCTGGGCATCCGCGAAAGTTCCCCACCGGTCTCGGCTTTGGCATAGCTGTATGCGCTAACTACTGGTTTGAGATTCTTGGTGTGGTTGCATTGGTTGCCATGACTGGTGGTGATATTGGAA CTGTTATTTATCTCTGCATCGGTACTTTCTTCATGAAGACATGGGCCGATGGCAAATACGCTAGGTACAAGCGGGAATTTGACAACAAAATCTTCCCCGGCAAGAGATACCGTCTTTTCCCTCCCATCTACTAA
- a CDS encoding hypothetical protein (HMMPfam hit to DUF572, Family of unknown function (DUF572), score: 163.7, E(): 4e-46) has protein sequence MQGFNRYVPPDYDPKKASTLNLHQGKKHALGKRAKDIDKGILVVRFELPFNIWCGTCGAHIGAGVRYNAQKRKVGNYYSTPIFAFRCKCHLCSGWFEIRTDPKNAAYIVEEGAKKKDEDWDPEEHGGFRIHDTEAPSASETATADPIAHLEKTIDQQEWAKKGTSRLTELSRQSARLSADPYAVSAALRRKFREEKKVMLEKQDRDDAVKERYGLGEDVDLGDEAVEGGREEWKAGRTEKGLHIPGSSTSSVKGVDRSIGKQRGIGKRRLSDSPAHLAEVLRKSTAKKYNPFDFPVAGFGSPSSPSALLEGLGTRGRMKEMAIPRRKKSVEGRAVNLAEDNSGNASFGLLSGYESD, from the exons ATGCAGGGGTTCAACAG ATACGTTCCACCAGACTACGACCCCAAAAAGGCATCAACGCTCAACTTGCATCAAGGAAAGAAACATGCATTAGGAAAGCGTGCCAAGGACATTGACAAGGGCATCTTAGTCGTTCG ATTTGAACTTCCTTTCAACATCTGGTGTGGTACTTGCGGTGCACACATAGGTGCTGGCGTACGATATAACGCGCAAAAACGTAAAGTTGGCAACTACTATTCGACCCCTATATTCGCTTTCCGTTGCAAATGCCATCTTTGCTCTGGATGGTTTGAAATCCGCACAGATCCCAAAAATGCGGCATACatcgttgaagaaggtgcgaaaaagaaggacgaaGACTGGGATCCAGAAGAACATGGCGGGTTCAGAATTCATG ATACCGAGGCACCTTCAGCATCTGAAACCGCCACCGCAGACCCAATAGCCCACCTGGAGAAGACAATAGATCAGCAAGAGTGGGCCAAGAAGGGTACCTCACGCCTCACAGAACTTAGCCGGCAATCTGCTCGCCTTTCCGCCGATCCTTATGCTGTATCGGCCGCACTGCGAAGGAAATTCcgggaagaaaaaaaggtgatGCTAGAAAAGCAAGATCGAGACGATGCTGTGAAAGAACGGTATGGATTaggagaggatgttgaTTTAGGGGACGAGGCCGTGGAGggtgggagggaagaatggaaggCGGGTAGAACAGAAAAGGGGCTGCATATTCCAGGAAGCTCGACTTCCTCTGTCAAAGGTGTGGACCGTTCAATCGGTAAACAGAGAGGCATtggcaaaagaagattgagcgATTCGCCTGCACACCTGGCAGAAGTTTTAAGAAAATCGACAGCGAAAAAATACAATCCATTCGATTTCCCTGTAGCAGGTTTCGGttcgccatcatctccatcggCGTTGCTCGAAGGTTTAGGAACGAGAGGCCggatgaaggaaatggcaaTACCGAGACGCAAGAAATCTGTAGAGGGACGAGCAGTGAATTTGGCAGAGGACAATTCCGGAAATGCGAGCTTTGGCCTCTTATCGGGGTATGAGAGCGATTAG